TCATAGCATAATAATGAAGGAATTCTTATGAAAGGTATGGAAACTTAATAATTACATCTCCATATGTCGTATCTACCATTTCCTCTTTCATATAGGCAATGATACAGTAGAGGTAGTACTTAGAGTAAAGGGGTAAAGTGTAGAATGGATTTTCAGACGATCAAAGAGTATTTTTCACCAGAAAATATGGATCATATTGTTGAAAGCTATAAAGCGTTCGGACCACTTCTTGGTATTGGGTTACCGATGATAGAGGCGTTAATTCCAGCATTGCCACTCATCGTATTTGTATTGGCGAATGCTGTTGCATTTGGATTTTGGCTCGGTTTTCTTTATTCTTGGCTTGGATCAGTAATGGGTGCCTTACTTGTCTTTTTCATAATCCGCCATTTTGGCCGAAGTCGTTTCTTTTCTTTTGTAAATAAGCATGAGAAAGTACGAAAGGCAATGGGATGGATTGAAAGGAAAGGATTCGCACCGATTTTCGTCATATTTTGTTTTCCGTTTACACCATCTGCGCTTATAAATGTTGTTGCTGGTCTATCTCGCATTAGTGTAAAACAGTTTGGCCTTGCGCTCGCGTTCGGAAAGCTTGTGATGATTTTTATTTTAACGTATATCGGTCATGATTTAATGTCATTTATTCATAATCCGGTAAAATCAGTCATTGTAGCAATTGGTATTTTTATTTTATGGTATGTCGGTAAGAAAATCGAAGTAAAGTTAGAACTTCATTAAGAATAGTCTTCTTTGTAAAGGAAAGCTTCATTATTAAAGGAGAAGGGGAGAAGCGGATGAAGAAAACTTTGAAAAAAGAAGGCATAGAGTGGATACGAACAATTTTAATTGGTGTATTATTAGCTGTATTTTTTCGAACGTTTTTCTTTTCAACGTACGTTGTAGAGGGGAAATCAATGATGCCGACATTGCAAGATGGCAATATGCTCGTTGTAAATAAGGTGAGTTATCATGTGGGGGACTTGAATAGATTTGACGTTGTTGTGTTTCATGCGAACAAAAAAGAGGATTACGTAAAACGAATTATCGGTTTACCTGGGGATCATATTGAATATAAGCATGATAAGCTATATGTAAATGGACAATTCGTAGATGAACCTTATTTAGAGACGTATAAGAAAGAGATAGATGGACGACAACTAACAGGTGATTTTAAACTAGAAGAGTTAACGAAGGAAAAATCGGTGCCACCTGGATATATTTTTGTAGTGGGTGATAACCGTCTCGGAAGCTGGGATAGTAGACACTTTGGGTTTGTAAAAGCTGATACAGTTGTCGGTAAAGTTGATTTACGATATTGGCCAATTCAAGATGTGCAAACGAATTTTTCAAAAGGTTGATATAATAGGTAGAAGTATAGAAAAAGACAAACTACTCTGTTTGTCTTTTTTCGTGTCCTATAATACAATTATAGTAGCAAACTAACGTTCGTTATGTAAGTGAAAGGTGGGGTTACATGTCACTTCGATTTGTGATTGGTAGAGCGGGAAGTGGAAAAAGTACACTTTGTTTACACGAAGTGCAAGAAGAATTAAAACAGCGCCCAAGAGGGGAAACAATATTATATCTTGTGCCAGAACAGATGACATTCCAGACGCAGCAGGCGTTAATTGGCAGTGAGGATGTTAGAGGTTCTATTCGGGCACAAGTTTTTAGTTTTTCACGATTAGCGTGGAAGGTATTGCAAGAAGTTGGCGGAGCGAGTCGTCTTCACATTGATGAAGCGGGCGTACATATGTTACTTCGTAAAATTGTAGAGTCTCGTAAAGATGGATTATCGGTGTTCCAAAAAGCAGCGGAGCAAAACGGTTTCTTTGAACATCTTGGCAGTATGATTGCGGAATTTAAACGATATAACGTAACGCCATCAAACGTATATGAAATGTGGCAACAATTAGATGCGCATAGTAGCAGTGCCGAACAAAAGCTACTGGCGAATAAAGTGTATGATTTACAACTATTATATGATGATTTTGAGCGTGCCTTAATCGGAAAGTATTTAGATTCAGAAGACTATCTGCAATTGCTAGTCGAAAAGCTTCCTCAATCTGAATATGTAAAGGGAGCTGAAGTTTATATAGATGGATTTCACTCATTTTCACCGCAAGAGTTAGAAATTGTAAGACAGCTTATG
This genomic window from Bacillus anthracis str. Vollum contains:
- a CDS encoding TVP38/TMEM64 family protein; its protein translation is MDFQTIKEYFSPENMDHIVESYKAFGPLLGIGLPMIEALIPALPLIVFVLANAVAFGFWLGFLYSWLGSVMGALLVFFIIRHFGRSRFFSFVNKHEKVRKAMGWIERKGFAPIFVIFCFPFTPSALINVVAGLSRISVKQFGLALAFGKLVMIFILTYIGHDLMSFIHNPVKSVIVAIGIFILWYVGKKIEVKLELH
- the lepB gene encoding signal peptidase I, which encodes MKKTLKKEGIEWIRTILIGVLLAVFFRTFFFSTYVVEGKSMMPTLQDGNMLVVNKVSYHVGDLNRFDVVVFHANKKEDYVKRIIGLPGDHIEYKHDKLYVNGQFVDEPYLETYKKEIDGRQLTGDFKLEELTKEKSVPPGYIFVVGDNRLGSWDSRHFGFVKADTVVGKVDLRYWPIQDVQTNFSKG